The Primulina tabacum isolate GXHZ01 chromosome 10, ASM2559414v2, whole genome shotgun sequence region CGATTATCGGGGGCCTTAAGCCTCCCGGGTTTAAATAGATTACCGGGGCCTCATGCCTCTCGGGCTTAAGTAAAGTACCAGGGCCTCATGCCTCCCAGGTTCAAATAAATTaccggggcctcatgtctctcgGGCTTATGTAAAGTACCAGGGCCTCATGCCTCATGGGTGTAAATAAAGAATCAGGGTTTCATGCCTCTCGGGCTTAAGTAAAGTACCAAGGCCTCATGCCTCCCGGGCTTAAATAAAGTACaaggcctcatgtctcccgggcttAAATAGATTATCGGGGCCTCATGCCTCCCGGGCTTAAGTAAAGTACCGGGGCCTCATGCATCACAGGCTTAAATTACTGGGGCCTCATGCCTAATGGGTGTAAATAAAGTACTAGGGCCTCATGCCTCCCGGGCTTAAGTAAAGTACCGGGGCCTCATGCCTCCCGGGCTTAAATAGATTACCGGggcataatattttttcaaataaaaagcATTCCAGAGTCTTTTCAAAGATCGACCCTGACTATCTTCTAAATACAATGCTCATGTACTGAGTCTTTTGATTACTTTGTAAGGCCCTTCCCACAGAGCTTCTAACTTCCCTACTTCTCCGGCTGGGTTAGCTTTCTTTAGAACCTGATCTTCCACTTGAAACTCTCGAGGTCGAACTTTCTGATTATAAGCTCTCATGAACCGGCTTCGATAAGATTCCATTCGAACAATTGctctttctcttttttcttcTATCAAGTCTAGTTCCTAGGCCCGAATTTCATCATTTCCTTCTGGGTAGCTCTGAACCCTAGCAGATGTTTGAACACTCTCTACTGGTAGCACTGCTTCAGATCCATAGACCAGGCTATAAGGGGTTTCTCTAGTAGCAGTCCGAGGAGTAGTTCGATATGCCCAGAAGACGCTGGGCAGCTCCTCCACCCAATCCTTCCCGATTCCCTGCAGCTGACCCCGAGAGCTTGGACAATTACCCAGTTAGTAACTTAAGTTTTTCCGTTAGCTTGGGGGTAGGAAACTTATTTGAAAGACTGAATGATCTTCATTTCTTTGCACCATACCATAATTTTTCTTCCTTGCAACTTCCGACCATTGTccaatattaatttcttgggtTTTTCCACAAAAATTTGAGTAAATCTGCTTCAGTGATTTTGGCCAATGGTTCGGCCTCCACCTATTTGGAAAAATAGTCAAATGCCACTTGTAAGTACTTCTTCTCCACTCAGAAAATTGAGAAAGGGCCCACAATATCCAATCCTCATTGATTAAAAGGACAGAACACTTGAATAGGCTTCATGGACGAAGCGAGGCTGTGACTGAAATTACCATATCTTTGGCATCTTTCGCAAGTTCGAACCATTTCTCGAGCATCCAAGCTCATAGTGGGCCACCAAATTCCAGCCAATAGGGCTTTCCTGGTGAGTTCTATGGAACCGAGATGATCCCCACAACAGCCTTCGTGAATATCTTTTAGCACATATTCAGTTTCTTCCCCGACTAGACACTTCAATAGAGGACCTTGGAAAGATTGTCGATACGATTCTTCATTGATAATACTGAAGCGTGGTCCTTGCCTTTTAATTCTTTGAGCTTGCTGAGGATCTTCGGGCAATTGGCATATTAGAAAGTAATCGAGCAGGGGAGTCATCCAGGAGTCTCCTTGGATACCAGCTGGGCTGGTTTCTATAGATGAAACTAACCGAGTGCTTTGAATAACACCACCTTCTCCCTCGGCTGTCAAAGAAGATGCCATTTTGGCCAAGGAATCTGCTTCAGCATTCTCCTCTCTATGGATCTGCTCCACGCTTTAATCAGTAAAACTTTCAGATAACCCCTGGATAACCCCCAAATACTCTTTCATTCTCCCTTCCCGCATTTCATATGAGTCCTTAATCGATTGGATGACCAGTTGAGAATCTGAATAGATAATTATCCGGGTGGCTCCAGCCTCCCGAGCTGTCTTCATTCCCATTACAATAGACTCATACTCAGCTTCATTATTTGACGCCCGAAAGTCCAACTTCGCTGCCACTTTCGCTTTTTCCCCAGTAGGTGAAACGAGAACAATTTCTATTCCACTGCCCCTTTTACTTGCCTCCCCATCTACAAACACTATCCACACCTCTTCTTGCCCTGGCTGTGCCATCTCTGTAAGAAAATCATATAGAGCCTAGGCCTTTATAGCAATTCTTGGCTGATATGTGATGTCATATTCTCCCAGCTCGATTGTCCATTTAACCAGCCTTCTTGAGATATTCTCCCAAGGAACTGTTGGTAAGGACCAAAATAGGATGTGACAAAAAATAAGGCATCAACTTCCTTGCAGTTATTACCAAGGCAAGAGCTATTTTCTCCAATTCTATTTAACTCAGCTCGGGCCCTCTCAATGCATGACTCACATAATAGACAGGCCTCTGATATGTTCCTTCTTCCTGAATAAGGAATAAGGACCAAACTGACAGCATAAACTGTGGCCGATAGATAGATCAGCAACTTTTCTCCCAACCTGGGCTTTACTAAGATTGGCAACCAGGCCAGATGTTTCTTTAATTCCTGGAAAGCCTGCTCAGCCTTGTCATCCCACCCAAAATTTTGAGCTTTActtagaatttggaaaaatgAATAGCTCATGTGTGCCGATCGAGAAATGAATCGAGACAGGGCAGCAATCTTCCCGGTCAATTTTGCATTTCTTTTACTGATCGGGCAGATGTAATCTCGGCGATGGCTATGACCTTCTCGGGATTAACCTCTATCCCTCTTTCTGTTACCATAAAGTCCAAGAACTTTCTGCTCTGGACCCCAAAAGTGCACTTGGTGGATTCAACTTTACCCCATACTTCCTCAAGGTTGAGAAAATTTCATCGAGATCATTAATAATGGATGATGTCTTCTCTGATTTAACaagaatatcatccacatatacttCAACGTTCTTTCCCGCTTGCGCTCGAAAGAGCTTATCCATCAAGCTTTGGAATGTGGCTCCTGCATTCTTTAGACCAAACGGCATAACAATGTAACAAAAAGTACCACCAGAAGTTACAAAGCTAACATTTTCCTCATTGTCTTTGGCTAGGGGAATTTGACGATACCCCTGATAGACATCCATAAAGCTCAGTAATTCATAGCCAGAAGTAGAATATACTAGCTGATCAATCCTCGGCAGAGGATAACAATATTTGGGGCATGTTTTGTTCAGATCTATGAAATCAACACACATTCTGCATTTACCAGTAGCCTTCTGGACCAGCACCACATTGGAGAGCCAAGTTAGGAATTGAACTTCCCGAATCTGGCCAGCTTTCAAAAGCTCATTCACTTGGTCTGcaattattttatctttttttgtTCCAAAGTGCCGCTTATTTTGTACCACTGGCCAGGCACTTGGCAGGGTATTCAACTTGTGCTCGGCTACATAGGCTGGGATGCCTACAAGTTCTACCGGGGATCAAGCAAAAACATCCACATTCTTCTGTAAGTACTCCAACAATTGTGTCCGGGTTGCAAGATCCAGATCCCGTGAAATTTTGATGGTCTTCCCTAGTTGTCCATGAATCAAAGACTTCTTCCTCTTATTCTTCTATGATGGCCTGCACTTCTTCCAGCACACTAACCTCCCCTCTCGGCCTTTTGTTATCACCACCCCTCCTGGCCTTCTTCTTCTCAATTCGAACTGTCTCTGCATAACACTTTTGAGAATAAGGCTAATCACCTCGCACTTCCCCTATCTTTCCCTTCACTGGGAAATTTATCTTCTGATGATAGGTGGAAGCCACTACTTTGAAGGCATTCATGGCCGGCGTCCCTAGTATAACATTGTAAGAGGATGGCACATTGACCACAGTGAAAATGGTCACTACTGACTTCCTTAGTTCCCCGGATCCCATAGTTATGGGTAGCATGATTTCCCCTCGGGGTTGGACCGTGTGACTGACAAACCCAAAGAGTGTTGTCTCCACGGGCTCCAAACTGTGATTCTTTAGATCCATATTATCTAGAGCCTCCTGAAATAAAACATTGACAGAGTTACTTGAATCGACAAACACCCTTCTGATGTCTTAGTTGGCAATCTTAGCATGGATGACTAGAGCATCTTTATGAGGTAGGCAGATGCTCTGTAAATCTTGGTGCCCAAATCTAATAGTGGGCTCCTGCTCTCTTTTGGAGTTGTCTACTCCCAAAATTTCTCTTCGGCTCCAAGCTTTTGGATTTGTCTACTCCCTGTCTGCAGATCCTCATGAGATCATTTTTAACACCCCCAAGGTGGGAGATTTCCTCCAATCTTTATCCTCCCGGGCTCTTCCTGATGTAGGAGGCATGTCTCTAGTATCCGAGATCGGTCTGGAACTTGAAGCTCGGGCTGGAAAGGTAGGCCCTGAGCTCCGAGGCACCCAGGGGGTCCCTTAACTTTTTTAGGTGCTGGTTTGGTTTCTTCAGAATTCGTCCAAGGGTATCCCCTCTTTAGTCGCATGCATTCTCTAGCGTTGTGATGACACTCTTTATGGAATTAATAAAATTTCTTACCAACTCCTTGAGCAGGGGGAGGCAGATGCGTTGGAAAATTAGCCTCATTCTCATCACAAAGATGAACATCCTGATTCTTTGAATTCTTCATGGGGGCGTAATGAGAGAAATGGCCCAAATAACTTCTTTTAGAGACCCGCTCCTCTGGCCTTCTCGACTTCtcgcctctttctcttctttcAGCCTCCTTTTTTTGTTTCTACGCCTCCTCCACATTGATGTATTTCTCTGTCCGGGACAACAAATCCTCAAAGTCCCAGGGTAATCTTTTTACTAACTGAAAAAATCACCTTCTTGCAACTCTTGTGTGAAGGCAGTAGTTTTCGTCTCGGGGGGATAGGATGGTACTTCCAGTGCCATTGTGTTAAACTTGCGGATGTAAGCCCGCTGTGATTCATCTCGGCTCTGCTTGACTTCAAACAGACTGAAATCAGTCTTCTTGTACCTTTTATTGCTACTGAGCAGAATCTACCAACGTGGTTAAAAATGTCTTACACTTAATCTCATCGCCATAACACTGCAGCATGACCATATTCTCGAATCGAGTCAAGTGTTCCTCTGGATCAGAACCACCATCATACTCCCTGATGTTCGCCGACTTAAATGGGCGGGCAATGGCTCATTGATAATATGGGCAGAGAAAGGGCATCCTCTTGGCTGGACGGGGAACACATGAAGATCACGCTTGCCCCTCCAGCTTCTTAACCTTTTTTCTTATGTCTTCTAGCTCCTCCTCGGCCATAGTGGGGGCCCTAGAGCATTCTGGCGAACTTTCTGCCACTTCATATTTTCCTAGAGGGGGAGACTTGTCTCCTGCCCCCTCTTTGCGCTGTGCCCGGTTGTCACATGGGGTATTTTTTCCGCTACATCCTTCTGAACAGCTGCTGCTATGATTTGAGTGAGTTGCTCTTGATTTAATACAAAGGTCGGTTGAAGCTGACTTTCCTAAGGGACTTCCGAGTCAAACGACTTTTCCCGGCATTATCCCTTCTCGTggatttttttgtaaaaaccaTGATCAACGTCTTAGATCGAGATTTCCCACAGACGACGCAAATAATAATGACCGGGTGAATCGGGTAAGAGTTTGGTGGGCGATAGCATCGGGTCAGGTTGATGAGCTGGAGATGGTTGCCCGGGTACCTGGACCTGCAGTTTCAAAGGAGAAAGAATGTTAATGGGTACTGGAAGATTCTCCGGCGTGACCACTTCGACGCTCAAGTTAGTGAATTGTTTTTTAGAGAGAATATGGTAATAAATGTTGTAGGCAATATGTAAATGAGCCAATCCTTTAATGTTAAACAAACCTGGTATCTATAGAAATTCAACGttgaccttgttttcagtgcttgCTCACTAATTATGACAAGATGATTGTCTATACCCTGTTTTCTGACACTAGCTGCTCCTGACCATCCATTATGTCCCTTGATTTGACAACGATGATTACTGAGTCCAGGTGTCTCATACCTATGCACTCAAGTGCGTTGCTTTTATCGAGGCCACCTGGATAGTGAGATATCATCCGGAATCTGTCTGAGAGCCCGGACATCCTTAGACCGGGAAAACGATGCCCCAGGCATCCATCTATCATGGCCCTTACCTGATCAACCTTAGCCCGGGGAAACGATGCCCCGGGCATCCATCTATCCGGGCCCTTACATGATACTACCGAAAACTTTTCGTGATCCGAGTTAGGATTATCCATGACCAGGATTCATGACTCGTGTTCCTCTTAGGTCCATGACCCTGGTTCCTTTGGGGTATCATCAATATTTTTTCGTGTGAGTTTATTTTTCGGTACAATTAACCTGCTTACGAGTTCCATcgtaaaaaaagaagaagagttAATTAACCCattacaaatttttaaaataaagattgaaaGGCAGCAGAAAGCCAAAAGGCTAAAGCAGCAAAAAGGGAAATGCTAtttctatttattttcattttttttccaaaaatgatACACATATAATAGTATTGTTCACCACACCaacaaaatacatgaaaatcaaatacacataccatCTCCGTGATTGGAACATGTAGTGAATGCTCTCCGAATGCGAAAAGAAGAAAGCTTTTTGAGGACaaacactgtttcttggatcctCAAAACCATAGATCCCATGTTTCTCTCTAGCTTATCCCGATGCTAAATCTTAAGATTATACTACTTGTTGCAGgctgaaaaaaaaatcagtcTTTGCTGAATTTTTGTTTTCGCCGTATTAAATGGGTGCGCGGTGCTCGAAGTTTTCTTTTTGCTGGTGGCATTCTCACCTCAAACCATCTGTTCTTGAATCCTCCGAACTGGGTTAGtttgttttcgtgaagatatttgaatctttatcgGTTTTTTTTTGTGAGTTTGTGAAAAATGGTGTCTTTTTAACTTGAGCTTTCTGGGTTTTGTAGAGAATGGGgagaaaaatccactgccaagCTTCAAAGAGTTCAGCTGGGAGGAGTTGAAAACTGCGACAAATGGGTTTTCTCCTGATAACATCGTGTCCGAACATGGAGAGAAGGCTCCTAATGTAGTTTACAAAGGCTTGCTTGAAAATGCACGATGGATTGCTGTTAAGCGCTTCAACAAGTCTGCTTGGCCTGATTCTCGCCAATTCATTGTTAGTATATTGTTTTAACATTTTGttgctgttttcttgattaatCCTTTAGCTTATGACACAGTTTATGCATCTACCCTTTCGTGAGGTTATATTCTTTTATATTTGTCTTTTACTTGGGAAAACTTAACATCTGATAAATATGTCTTAGTTTTCTAATCAAGATCAAGAACAATTTTGAGTGAGCGATGGGCAATTTCTTTTTATCATAAATTATCTTTGTTGTTTCTTGAAGGATGAGGCTAAGGCAGTGGGGAACCTGAGAAGTGAACGATTGGCAAATCTAGTTGGATGTTGCTACGAAGGGGAGGAGAGATTGCTGGTGGCAGAGTTTATGCCCAATGACACCCTCGCCAAGCACTTGTTTCATTGTGAGCTCGATATCTCATTGCATTTTTAAGGCATAATGGTGCACTCTCTTACCGAACATTTATCATGTATGGGCTGATTCAGTGGTGTTTTCGAGCTAATTACAAGACGTGCATTATTAAATTTGATTAGTCATTTTCGTGCCTTGTATCTTATTATCTTGGTACTTAAGTGTTCTGATATATGCTTGTGGTTGAATTGGGATAGGGGAGAACCAGCCAATGAAATGGGCAATGAGGATGAGGGTGGCATTATATTTGGCCCAAGCCCTCGAGTACTGCAGTAGTAGAGGGCGCGCACTATATCATGATCTTAATGCTTACCGAGTCTTGTTTGATCAGGTGACATGTGCTTTggataattttgtttttctacATATTATGCGCTTAGTGTTGCCCTTGGTTTTACTCTGGGATACCTGTTATAGGATGGTAATCCTAGGCTCTCTTGCTTTGGCCTGATGAAGAATAGTAGAGATGGCAAAAGCTACAGCACAAACTTAGCTTTCACACCTCCAGAGTACTTGAGAACCGGTATACATGCATCTATATGCTTACTCTGATATTAGTATGTTTTTGTGCCATTTAAGAAACTTGCGATCTTAAACTATTTTATAGGAAGAGTGACTCCAGAAAGTGTAGTTTACAGTTTTGGAACCATGCTGCTAGACCTTCTAAGTGGCAAGCACATACCTCCAAGCCATGTATGTTTTATTTCCATTATTTAAAAGAACAAAGATTCTTCAAAGAATATGTTTCGTCCAATCTTTATTATATTCTTAGGCTCTGTTCTTAGAAATTTTTTAGATGATAAGCTAATTCTTGACGGTATGTTTAAAGCTGAATCTCAATTTCATTAAGCTCGGCATTCATTACGCCAACTCTTCTTGCCTTCTAGGCACTTGATCTGATCCGGGGAAAAAATTTTCTGATGCTGATGGATTCTTGTTTGGAGGGTCACTTTTCTACTGATGACGGAACTGAGTTGGTACGGTTAGCTACCCGCTGTTTGCAATATGAAGCACGAGAAAGGCCGAATGCCAAGTCTCTCGTGGCATCTCTACTTTCTCTTCAGAAAGAAACCGAGGTATGATAAAACAGGCATCGCCAACTATTTTGACTGATTGTTAATATTTTTGGTATGAATGTACGAATCAGGTTCCTTCATATGTTCTGCTGGGAATTCTACAAGGAAATGCGAGCCATGGTGAACCATTGGTGTTAAGTCCTTTGGGTGAAGCATGTTTGAGGAAGGATCTCACTGCCATACATGAGATATTGGACAAGGCTGGATACAAAGACGATGAAGGAATTGCTAACGAGgtttgtacaattttttttttgtctattTTTGTATAAACACCTGACATTCTGTATCATCACACACGGGATATTGATATATTCAGGTTATGTTACAATGCAGCTATCTTTTCAAGTGTGGACAAATCAAATGCAGGAGACCTTGAATTCCAAGAAGCTTGGGGATTCTGCTTTTCGAGCTAAGGATTTTACCACCGCCATTGATTGCTATACACAAGTgagtttttttttgttatttgcaATACAGAATTTATCTATTCCAGCTCAATACCAGAAGTTCTCCTTCTTAATTTATAATCGTCCAGATCCCTTTGAGCCGTTTTTCTTTTCAGA contains the following coding sequences:
- the LOC142504972 gene encoding uncharacterized protein LOC142504972; this encodes MAQPGQEEVWIVFVDGEASKRGSGIEIVLVSPTGEKAKVAAKLDFRASNNEAEYESIVMGMKTAREAGATRIIIYSDSQLVIQSIKDSYEMREGRMKEYLGIHREENAEADSLAKMASSLTAEGEGGVIQSTRLVSSIETSPAGIQGDSWMTPLLDYFLICQLPEDPQQAQRIKRQGPRFSIINEESYRQSFQGPLLKCLVGEETEYVLKDIHEGCCGDHLGSIELTRKALLAGIWWPTMSLDAREMVRTCERCQRYGNFSHSLASSMKPIQVFCPFNQ
- the LOC142505926 gene encoding serine/threonine-protein kinase BSK5-like; this translates as MGARCSKFSFCWWHSHLKPSVLESSELENGEKNPLPSFKEFSWEELKTATNGFSPDNIVSEHGEKAPNVVYKGLLENARWIAVKRFNKSAWPDSRQFIDEAKAVGNLRSERLANLVGCCYEGEERLLVAEFMPNDTLAKHLFHWENQPMKWAMRMRVALYLAQALEYCSSRGRALYHDLNAYRVLFDQDGNPRLSCFGLMKNSRDGKSYSTNLAFTPPEYLRTGRVTPESVVYSFGTMLLDLLSGKHIPPSHALDLIRGKNFLMLMDSCLEGHFSTDDGTELVRLATRCLQYEARERPNAKSLVASLLSLQKETEVPSYVLLGILQGNASHGEPLVLSPLGEACLRKDLTAIHEILDKAGYKDDEGIANELSFQVWTNQMQETLNSKKLGDSAFRAKDFTTAIDCYTQFIDGGTMVSPTVFARRSLSYLMSEMPNEALHDAMQALVVSPNWPTAFYLQAAVLFTLGMENDAQESLKEATNLETKRNRI